TAAGCGGGGGGAAAGAGGCATAACGTTTGTTGTCACCACCGTTTCATAGTTAACGGAAGTAATATAACTCGTTATTAGATCAAGCATTCATGTAAATTATGGAATTCGTTGGTTCTAGTGCTATAGTCGACTTGACACCCCTTGGCTTTTAACACTACAATGAGTAGTGTAAATTGTTGTTGAGCTTGTTTTAAATTTTAAAGGAGGAATAGTTTATGGAAAAAAATGTGCAAATCGGTGGTTTGATCATTCGGTTCGTTCTTGGCGTCATTTTCTTCATGCATGGGCTTCAGAAGTTTCAGGGTGGGATCGGCAATACGGCAGGCTTCTTCCAAAGCATGGGCATTCCAGGGTTCTTGGCATACGCAGTCGGAACGATCGAGCTCGTCGGGGGTATTCTTATCATTCTCGGCCTTGGTACACGCGTAATCGCTGCGTTATTCGCGCTTATTATGCTGGTCGCAATCTTAAAGGTAAAGTTGAAGGCAGGTTTTGTCGGAGGTTATGAGTATGAAATTGCGCTGTTGTCGATGTCACTGTTCTTTACGGCTGCCGGTCATCCGTATTTCTCACTGGATAACTTATTGAACCGCAGAAAGCAAGGGGCTACAGTGAAATTGCAGGGCTGAGCTAGCAATCGCCGAATAAGATGCGGAATTATCAGGTTTAATAAGAAACCGACCGGATTAAGAGCTGTCCCTGAGGCTTTTAGTGATTTCTGTCAGGACAAACTCGGCGTACCGGTTTCAGGATTGGGTAACATAATAATTATTATGTTACCCAATCCTGTGTTCTCTGAACGGCTTACAATCCATGCATCGTTTTATTAAGAATTTTCGTTATTTTTTCGACGGAGTCGCCGCATAAGACTCCGACAGACGCCTCTTATTAAATTTGCGTAATATTACGCCATGAGTTGGCGAGAATAATAAAGCAAGAAGAAAGAATATACCGGCGACACTGATCATACACCCTGCGATAGAAGCATCCAATGCATGTGCCGTATAGTAGCCGATTACGGAGCTGCAGAAGCCGATAGTTACACTATAAATCATCATACGACTCAATTTCTCTGTAAGCAGATATGCCGTTGCCGGAGGCACGACCAGCATTCCCACCACCAGAATCGCTCCTACACTTTCGAAGGAAGCAACAGTGCTGACGGAAACGAGCCCCATAAGCAGGTAGTGAAAGAATGCAACCGGGATACCGACAGCCGCGGCCATGGCCGGATCGAACGAGCAAATTTTAAACTGCTTATAGAATGCGGTAATGACGCCAATACTTAACAGAAACGCAAGGCCGACTCCCCAAACCGCCTTAGGTCCGATATCTATTCCGGCAAGTTGAATCGTATTCCACGGAACATAGGCAATCTCGCCATAAAGAACACAGTCGAGATCCAGGTCAATATCCCTCGTAAATATACTGATCAGAACGATACCGATTGCGAATAGAGCGGTAAACACAACACCAATTGAGGCATCGGACTGTACGCCGCTTTGATGAAACAATTGGATAAGAAACACGGTAATCAGTCCCAGTGCGGCGGCTCCCAGCAGCATGAACAAGGAATCTCTTGATCCGCTGATGAGGAAGGCGATTACGATACCCGGAAGGACGGAATGACTGATCGCATCCCCGACCATCGCCATCCTCCTAAGGACGAGAAAACAGCCGACAAGGCCGCAGGTGCCTGCAACCAGCGCTCCCGTTAATATAATCCAGAAGGTACTCATAACGCTTCGTCCCTCCGTTCTATTTGAAGGACTGCCTGCTCGCGCCTCATGCTGCTCCGTACAGATGCGCGAAGCAGCAGTTTCGACAGAACACCACGCCTAGGCGCGGCGATGACTGATATAACGAAGAGGGAGGTGGACGCAAGCACGGTTAACGGTCCCGTTGGCAAATTATTGCCGTTTGCGCTGATGAAGGTGCCGGCCAACCCGCTGAATGCGCCGAACAAGCCTGATAGCACAACCATAACCCCAAGCTTCTCGGTCCAGTAGCGTGCCGATACAGCGGGGGTGATCAACAGGGCTGACATAAGCACAACACCAACGGCCTGTATGCCGACAACGACTGCGATGACTATCAGAAACATGATCAGCTGATCCAGGAAAGCAACCGGATATCCCAATCCACGGGCAAACCCGGGATCGAAGCTGAGCAGCTTGAATTCCTTGAAGAGTAGGGAGCATACGCCGATTAAGAGGACGGAGATCCCAGTCATAATGATTACGTCTGACAGCATCATGGACGCGGCCTGACCGAACAGAAACTTATCCAGTCCGCTTTGATTGCCGTCGCCGCTGTGCTGGATTTGCGTAAGCAATACGATCCCGAAGCCGAAGAATACGGAAAGAACGATTGCCAAAGCCGAGTCCTGCTTGATTCTTGTGTTACGCGTAATATATCCGATCCCGAAGGTGGCGACGATACCTGCGGCGGCGGCCCCGATCAGAAACAACAGAATGGATTTGGAGCCGCTGAGCATGAAGGCGATGCATATTCCGGGCAGCGCCGCGTGCGATAATGCGTCGCCCATTAAGGATTGTTTCCGCAAATAAGCAAAGCTTCCGATGACGCCGCTGCTTAAACCAAGCAGCATGCAGCCGAATAATATCCACTGTGTGTTAGGATCCTGGAACACTTTCAACCATTCAAACATGCCCTACACCTGCCTTGTTATTTCATGATCAGAGCCGATTGGCTGCTGTTATCCAGTATCGTTAACCGGCCCCCGTAGGTTTGCTGAAGTTTGTCAGTCGTAAAGGTCTCCTCAGCAGGACCAAAATCGATGATTCGCTCATTGAGGAGCATTACCCAATCGAAATATTCTTTAACGGTAGCGAGGTCGTGATGGACGACCAGCACCGTTTTTCCTTGTGTCTTCAACTCGTTAAGCAGCGAAATGATCGCTTTCTCCGTTGCCGCGTCAACACCGACAAACGGTTCATCCATAAAATAAAGGTTGGCATCCTGCGCCAATGCTCTGGCAAGGAATATCCGCTGCTGCTGCCCGCCGGAAAGCTGGCTGATCTGTCTGTCGGCATATTCGGTCATCCCGACTTTTGCGAGACACTCCATTGCGAATCTTCTTTCGCTGCTTCCCGGGCGTCTGAACCAGCCAAGGTGTCCGTATCGCCCCATCATGACAACATCAAGCGCGTTCGTAGGAAAATCCCAGTCTACCGATTCCCGCTGGGGGACATAACCGACCAGCTTCCGCTGCTGCGAATAGGGCTTGCCATATATCGACACGTCGCCGGACAGACGGGGGATAAGCCCTAATGCTGCCTTGATTAATGTGGATTTACCGGCTCCGTTGGGACCGACGATTCCGATGAGCTTTCCCTCGGGAGCTTCAAAGCTGACATCTCGGAGTACCGGTTTTTTCTGATAAGCGACCGACAGGTTGCGGATCGATAAAGGGCTTGCCTGCATGCCTCATTCCTCCTGACCGATAATTGCTACTTCAAAGCGCCGACGATGATTTCAACGTTATGACGCACCATTCCGATATAAGTTCCTTCCGGCGTTCCTTCTTCGCCCATAGCGTCGGAGAATAATTCGCCGCCGATATTCATTTCATGTCCTTTTGCTTTGGCGCCCTGAATGACGGCGTCAATTGCCTTGCGGGGAACACTGGATTCAATAAATACAGCCTTGATTTTGTTTTCAACCAGATAATCCCGCAAATCAGTCACGTCCTTCGTACCGGCTTCCGAAGCTGTGCTAATCCCTTGAAGTCCCATAACTTTAATGCCATAGGCGTCTCCGAAATATCCGAATGCATCATGTGCGGTGACGAGCACGCGGCTCGCTTCCGGAATGGATTTGATTTTCTCCGCTACCTCATCGTGCAGCAGCCTTAACTGCTTCAAATAGTTTTCAGCGTTGTTGCGGTAGTCATCGGCATTCTCCGGATCCTTCTCCACAAGAGTGTCCCGCACCGATTCGGTCGCCGTCATCCAATGCCTTACATCGAACCAGATATGAGGGTCGTACTCGGTTTCCATTTCCGCACCGGACCGCAGCGTGGAGCGGTCAATTTTATCCGATACGGCAATTACGGTTTTCTTCTTCGCCATATTCTCGAATATTTCAACCATTTTCCCTTCCAAGTGCAGACCGTTATAGAAGATGATTTCGGCGTTGTCGAGCTTCTCGATATCGCCTTGCGACGCTTTATACAGATGAGGGTCGACGCCGGCTTTCATAAGTCCCGTTACTTCTACGTGCTCGCCGCCAACTTGTTTGACCATATCGGCGATCATGCCGATCGTCGTCGTTATTTTTATTTTGCCGTCCGAATCTGACGGAGTCGGTTCACTGCTGCCGCAGGCCGAGATAAAAGCTGCAAACCCGATGAAGGTGAATGCGAGAAACATTCTGTTTACGTAGGCTTTGAGTCTTACCGTTTGATTTGCTTGCATGTCATAATCTCCCCTTCTGGACAATCGGTTAAATGGTCACTCTATCAATCAATTTCAAAGTAAGGGTAACGGAACCTCTTTCCTGAGAACAATTATTTTTCTCCAGGGAAACATTTTAAGTAAAAAAATAAACACCTTATTGCCCGCTACCTATATTATTATCCTACCTCAAAATAATTGCCTGTACAACAAAAACTTTCCCGCGGGAAAGTTTTTGTTGGGTTTATTCATTCAGGAAGACAGTCCCGCAGCGGCATTTACCGCAAGTAAGCAGCCATAAGACAGTCCGCGGCACAGAATGTTTGATATTGAAGCATAAAAGGTATATAGAACTATCAATACAGAGTGAGGTGAAAATATTGAAACCGTCGAAGAAAAATAAGAAAAAGATTGTACAGCAGGGCAATCGTGATCACCCGGAGCAATATCCGACCGATAACGAGAGCTTATTCGATCGCTTCGAATCCGAGCGTACCGTCGATCCTATACCGGTAGAAGACCTCAATATTGAGCAAGAGGAAGAGAAACAAAAAGAGTCGACCAAACACAGCTCCTCCAGCGAACGAAAATATCGAAGAGGCGTTTAATGACATTAACAAATTTTTCACTTACGGCTGCTTTTCTTTATCCTCCACGAGTTTTACCAACATGTCTTCGATCCGTTTGAGCTGACGCTGCATCTCGATATTTTCTTCTTCCGCTTTATAGTTGATGGCAAAGTCGATCATCGCCTCATGCTTGTCGCGGGCCTCCTGACGATTTTGGCTCATCAGAATGACAGGCGCTTGAAATGCGGCGATAAAAGACAAGCAAAGATTCAGAAGAATAAAAGGAGGGGGGTCGAACTTCAATTTGCCGCTCAGGGTATTCCACAGCATCCATACTAATAGGAACAGCCCGAATATGACGATAAACGACCAGCTTCCGCCAAAAGATGCTATCTTATCAGCAAGCCTGTCGCTCCATCTGGTCTTTTTATCTTGCTCCTGACTTAACCTGGATTTCACGGCGCCTTTATAATCGCTCACTAATTCAGTGATTCGAAGTAAATGTTCTTCCTCCAGTTCATTCGCTTGCTCGGCCTCTTTAGCTTCTTCCTCCAAACATTCAAGCAATGAGGTTTCGTGGTTCTCTTGGTTCATGGGTAAATTCCTCCTTAAGTTAAAGATGGCCGCCCCTAAGACCATATACCCCCTTGGCAAAAGAAATAACCTGTCACGTTATGTCAGTCTGCAATACTTTATTTGAATGGTTACCGTGTAATGGGCCGAGAACAACTATACCGACAAAAATAAACATATTTTTCCATAAAGGGGGATTATGTACCTGATATTTGCCGCTGCATCAAATTTTTTTGCTGAATAGACATTTTTCTACAAGGTATTGGGACTAAAGAATGATTAACATAATATGGATATTCTGACATACTGGAGAAATAAAGAAATACTGAGACCGCTTTAAACTCGCAGTGTCTTCTTACAAATTATAATGTCGAAAGGAAGGAGTCGTTTATGAAAATGCTCAGGCGCAGGTTCACTTTCTTTGTTGTAACGGTAATTGTGCTGCTGGCCGGAATCATACCTTCGTATGCGTATGGAGAACCACTTGACGAGTGGCATATCCGAAATCCGCTGCCCACGGCTAATGACTTGGAGGAGGTTACATACGGCAACGGCCAGTACGTCGCAGTTGGAGAGAGCGGCACGATATTGCTCTCCAGCGACGGTGTGAATTGGTCAGTTCAGGATTCGGGTATTCAAAGCGATCTGAACGGCATCGGTTATTTTAACGGAACTTATGTCGCGGTAGGCAGAGAAGGCGCTATTGTGACCTCGAATGATGGCGCAAGCTGGACAATCCGGCCTTCAGGCACTGTGAAAGCGCTTCATGACATTGCCTTTGGAAACGGGATTTTTGTAACTGTGGGATGGGATGGAACTATTCTAACGTCGGCTGATGGTGTCAGTTGGCAGAGCCAAGCGTCCGGAACCGAGAATTTTATCGCAGGGATCAGTTTCGATAACGGGACATTCGTGGCAGTGGGTAACAGCGGAATGATCCTGACCTCCTCTGATGGGTCAGCCTGGCAGAAGCGTTCCTACGATACACTGGAAATGCTGCATGAACTTAGCTACCACAACGGCGGTTATATGGCAGTGGGAGGACTTGGCACGATTCTTACCTCCGCAGACGCTTCAAGCTGGAACAGCCAAAGTATTTGGGGGGTCAGCACTTTCTTTGACGCCGCGGCCGGCAGCGGCACGTATGTGGCAGTCGGAGTCGAAAGGGACGGGCTAGGCGGTGCGATCCGTACCTCCAATGACGGTGTGAACTGGCAAGACTCCACTCCTGCAGGTGTCAATTGGCTTAACGGTTTAACATATGGTAGCGACATTTATGTCGCCGTCGGAAATTCGGGTACGATATTGACCTCCAGCGACGGCATGGACTGGACCAACCGCACGCAGCGTATTTCGGACAGCAGAAACCGGCTTTCCGGTATCACTTACGGCGGAGGAATATATGCGGCGGTCGGGCTGAACGGGGATATACTGACCTCAAGTGACGGAATGGTCTGGACAAGCAGGAAACCGGGCGCCTCAAGAGGGCTTACCGATATTGCTTACGCCAATGGGACCTATGTAGCGGTAGGCATGATGGGTACGATCTTGACCTCCGGTGACGGGGTAAACTGGACGAGCCGCTCGTCCGGAACTTCAAATTATCTTAGAGGCGTTATTTATGGAAACGGAAGCTTTGTGGCAGTCGGAGACTATGGAACGATTCTGACCTCAACTGACGGTGCCGGTTGGACGGTCCGTACATCCGGAACTGCGAATCAACTGGAAGATATCTCTTTTGGTGGCGGTACTTATGCTGCTGTGGGAGGCGGGGGCGCCATTCTTACTTCAAATGATGGCGTGAGTTGGACTTCGCAATCCTCAGGGACAACGGATACTCTTATGGGAGCAGCTTTCGGCGACGGCATTTATGTGGCCACCGGATTGAACGGTACTATTCTGACCTCAAGCAACGGGACAAGCTGGACAAAGCAATCATCCGGAACATCAGTATACCTATGTGGCGCCGCGTACGGCAACGGGGTGTATGTCGTGACAGGCTCGCTTGGTACGATACTTACCTCCAGTGACGGCACGAACTGGACAACCCGGGCTTCCGGCGTTTCCAAATCGCTGACAGGAATAACTTTCGGCGGTAGCTCGTTCGTCGCGGTTGGCGAGAGTGAAACGGTAGTGCAATCGGAACCGATACAAAACGGCACTGTGCAGCTCACCGGTCTGACGCTCCCTGGAGCCACACTCAGTCCTTCCTTCGCCCCTGATACGATGAACTATGAAACGCACGTTGACAATAGCATCACCTCTATAAAGGTAATGCCGACCGTATCGGATTCCTCTGCAGCCGTTCAGGTAAGGGTAAACGGCGGTGACTATGTGTCCGTAGCCAGCGGCAGCGCGAGTGCCGCCCTAAGTCTGAACGTCGGGGTGAATACGGTTGATGTCCAGGTTCCAGTTACCGGCCTGCAGGCGAGGACTGCCGGCAATAATACGCATACGATAATGGTAATTCGTGACGCAGCACCAGCCAAGCTGGAGTTTAAGGCGTCAACCTATAATGTGGTGGAGGAAACGGGGAGGATCGATGTAAAGGTAGTCCGTTCCGGCAATACCGGAAACGAGGCTTCCGTTCAGTACGAATCCTCTGCTGGGACAGCGGCTGCGGTTAAAGATTTTACACCTGTATCGGGCGTACTGAAATTCGCGCCCGGAGAGACGGTAAAAACGATTCGGTTATCAATCCCTGATGATACCCTTATTGAATATAAGGAAACTTTCTCCGTCCGGCTCTCGAACCCGTCCCCAGGTGCAAGCCTCGGCGCGCAGGCTTCGACAGAAGTATATATTTTCGACCAAGACCATTTAAGGTAGAAGCCGAATTTGAACCCCACATATTAAGCCGCCAAGCTGCGGCTTTTTTATTTTTACCCTATTAATTCTGTCTCTCGATTCAAAAAGTTCCGACGGGCTGGATCCCGACAATATTTGGCGAAGCTTGTGGGGCCGATCATTACGTGGTAGTTGAAGAGGAAGCCAAAAAAGATGGTCGATACACCGGCCATCTTTTTATTTTCCAACTCATGCTCAAAAACTCTTGCGATATCCAATTACATATGATCGGCATCGGGTTCAAACCCGTTCCAGATAATCGTCTGCTCCACCGGGAAGCGTGAGGAAGGCCGGGCAGGGATTGCAGCCTTGCCAATGGCTACGAGCAGGACCGGAACATAACGCGGCGGGACATTGAACGCTTTGACGAAGGCATCGGCGTCGAAGCCGACCATAGGGCTTGAGTCGAGACCTTTCGCTTTCGCGGCGAGCATAAGCTGCATGGCGGCAAGTGATGCGTTGCGAATCGCTTCGTCGCGCCGATAGGTGGGAGATGCGTTCGCGTAAGAATCTTCGATTTGAGCGACCATGGCCGGATAGGAGGAATAGCCCGCATAAGCATCTTCAAGTCCCGTCTGGATGGCGGGTCTGTACACTGCTTCGGTATTGCGATTGGCCTGCAGGTCCCCGAGTATGGCGACGGTAACGGAAGCGCCCACGACTTGCTTTTGACCGTGCGCGATTGGAAGCAGCTTTGCCTTGGCTGCCGCATCGGTAATGGCGACGAACTTCCAATGCTGAAGATTCCAAGACGACGGCGCGCTGCCCGCTATTTCAAGGAGTTCCTTAATTTCTTGTTCTCTGAGTTTGTGCGATGCATCAAAATGTCTGACGGAATGACGTTCACGGAATATGGTCAAAAATTCGGTTTTCGCAGCGGATAACATTTCTTAATCGACTCCTTTGAATGAATAATCTGCACTGAATCTGGATATTAATACCAGTCATATTTTCCTACGGCTTGGATAGATCGTTCGCGAACCGGATCCGTTAATTGAAATGATATGCCGATCTTCGGCTTGAAACAATAGCATTTTTCCCAAAGTGTATCAATACAGTTAACCGGTATAATATAATGGCTGAGTGAGCAGGGGGAGCGGAATGAAAAAATATTTGGATATTCTTATCGATATGGAGCAAAAAATCCATGAAGGTCAGCTCGCTTCGGGCCAGAAGCTTCCTTCCGTCCGAAATGCCGCGAAGCTGTATGGCTGCAGTGTCAACACGATTACACGGGCATATGCGGAATTGGAAAAACG
This is a stretch of genomic DNA from Paenibacillus sp. sptzw28. It encodes these proteins:
- a CDS encoding Calx-beta domain-containing protein — encoded protein: MKMLRRRFTFFVVTVIVLLAGIIPSYAYGEPLDEWHIRNPLPTANDLEEVTYGNGQYVAVGESGTILLSSDGVNWSVQDSGIQSDLNGIGYFNGTYVAVGREGAIVTSNDGASWTIRPSGTVKALHDIAFGNGIFVTVGWDGTILTSADGVSWQSQASGTENFIAGISFDNGTFVAVGNSGMILTSSDGSAWQKRSYDTLEMLHELSYHNGGYMAVGGLGTILTSADASSWNSQSIWGVSTFFDAAAGSGTYVAVGVERDGLGGAIRTSNDGVNWQDSTPAGVNWLNGLTYGSDIYVAVGNSGTILTSSDGMDWTNRTQRISDSRNRLSGITYGGGIYAAVGLNGDILTSSDGMVWTSRKPGASRGLTDIAYANGTYVAVGMMGTILTSGDGVNWTSRSSGTSNYLRGVIYGNGSFVAVGDYGTILTSTDGAGWTVRTSGTANQLEDISFGGGTYAAVGGGGAILTSNDGVSWTSQSSGTTDTLMGAAFGDGIYVATGLNGTILTSSNGTSWTKQSSGTSVYLCGAAYGNGVYVVTGSLGTILTSSDGTNWTTRASGVSKSLTGITFGGSSFVAVGESETVVQSEPIQNGTVQLTGLTLPGATLSPSFAPDTMNYETHVDNSITSIKVMPTVSDSSAAVQVRVNGGDYVSVASGSASAALSLNVGVNTVDVQVPVTGLQARTAGNNTHTIMVIRDAAPAKLEFKASTYNVVEETGRIDVKVVRSGNTGNEASVQYESSAGTAAAVKDFTPVSGVLKFAPGETVKTIRLSIPDDTLIEYKETFSVRLSNPSPGASLGAQASTEVYIFDQDHLR
- a CDS encoding metal ABC transporter permease, with protein sequence MFEWLKVFQDPNTQWILFGCMLLGLSSGVIGSFAYLRKQSLMGDALSHAALPGICIAFMLSGSKSILLFLIGAAAAGIVATFGIGYITRNTRIKQDSALAIVLSVFFGFGIVLLTQIQHSGDGNQSGLDKFLFGQAASMMLSDVIIMTGISVLLIGVCSLLFKEFKLLSFDPGFARGLGYPVAFLDQLIMFLIVIAVVVGIQAVGVVLMSALLITPAVSARYWTEKLGVMVVLSGLFGAFSGLAGTFISANGNNLPTGPLTVLASTSLFVISVIAAPRRGVLSKLLLRASVRSSMRREQAVLQIERRDEAL
- a CDS encoding metal ABC transporter permease, whose protein sequence is MSTFWIILTGALVAGTCGLVGCFLVLRRMAMVGDAISHSVLPGIVIAFLISGSRDSLFMLLGAAALGLITVFLIQLFHQSGVQSDASIGVVFTALFAIGIVLISIFTRDIDLDLDCVLYGEIAYVPWNTIQLAGIDIGPKAVWGVGLAFLLSIGVITAFYKQFKICSFDPAMAAAVGIPVAFFHYLLMGLVSVSTVASFESVGAILVVGMLVVPPATAYLLTEKLSRMMIYSVTIGFCSSVIGYYTAHALDASIAGCMISVAGIFFLLALLFSPTHGVILRKFNKRRLSESYAATPSKK
- a CDS encoding metal ABC transporter ATP-binding protein; translation: MQASPLSIRNLSVAYQKKPVLRDVSFEAPEGKLIGIVGPNGAGKSTLIKAALGLIPRLSGDVSIYGKPYSQQRKLVGYVPQRESVDWDFPTNALDVVMMGRYGHLGWFRRPGSSERRFAMECLAKVGMTEYADRQISQLSGGQQQRIFLARALAQDANLYFMDEPFVGVDAATEKAIISLLNELKTQGKTVLVVHHDLATVKEYFDWVMLLNERIIDFGPAEETFTTDKLQQTYGGRLTILDNSSQSALIMK
- a CDS encoding DUF1003 domain-containing protein, with protein sequence MNQENHETSLLECLEEEAKEAEQANELEEEHLLRITELVSDYKGAVKSRLSQEQDKKTRWSDRLADKIASFGGSWSFIVIFGLFLLVWMLWNTLSGKLKFDPPPFILLNLCLSFIAAFQAPVILMSQNRQEARDKHEAMIDFAINYKAEEENIEMQRQLKRIEDMLVKLVEDKEKQP
- a CDS encoding DoxX family protein encodes the protein MEKNVQIGGLIIRFVLGVIFFMHGLQKFQGGIGNTAGFFQSMGIPGFLAYAVGTIELVGGILIILGLGTRVIAALFALIMLVAILKVKLKAGFVGGYEYEIALLSMSLFFTAAGHPYFSLDNLLNRRKQGATVKLQG
- a CDS encoding nitroreductase family protein, with the translated sequence MLSAAKTEFLTIFRERHSVRHFDASHKLREQEIKELLEIAGSAPSSWNLQHWKFVAITDAAAKAKLLPIAHGQKQVVGASVTVAILGDLQANRNTEAVYRPAIQTGLEDAYAGYSSYPAMVAQIEDSYANASPTYRRDEAIRNASLAAMQLMLAAKAKGLDSSPMVGFDADAFVKAFNVPPRYVPVLLVAIGKAAIPARPSSRFPVEQTIIWNGFEPDADHM
- a CDS encoding metal ABC transporter solute-binding protein, Zn/Mn family, with product MFLAFTFIGFAAFISACGSSEPTPSDSDGKIKITTTIGMIADMVKQVGGEHVEVTGLMKAGVDPHLYKASQGDIEKLDNAEIIFYNGLHLEGKMVEIFENMAKKKTVIAVSDKIDRSTLRSGAEMETEYDPHIWFDVRHWMTATESVRDTLVEKDPENADDYRNNAENYLKQLRLLHDEVAEKIKSIPEASRVLVTAHDAFGYFGDAYGIKVMGLQGISTASEAGTKDVTDLRDYLVENKIKAVFIESSVPRKAIDAVIQGAKAKGHEMNIGGELFSDAMGEEGTPEGTYIGMVRHNVEIIVGALK